GAGGCGGATTCGGCGCGGCTGGCGGCGTTGCGCGGCACCGAGGCCGACTTCATCATGATCCGCCGCCGTTACGACGAGATGGTGAACACGCAGGGCGCGGATACCGCCACGCACGCGCACCTGGACCATGCCTTTCACCTGGCGATCTGCGAGGCCTCGCACAACCCGGTGCTGGTGCACACGCTGCAGTCGCTCAACGACCTGATGCTCGGTTCGGTGTTCGCCTGTGTGAACAACCTGTACCACCGCGAGCCGGAGAAGCGCCAGATCGACAAGCAGCACGCGCGGCTATTCAATGCCGTGATCGGCCGCCAGCCGGAGCAGGCGCGCCGCGCCGCGGCCGACCACGTCGACAGCGTGCGGCAAAACCTGGCCGAGATCGAACAGGAAGAGCAGCGTTTGGTGCGGGCGACGCTGCGCCTGGAAGGGTGGACCTGAGCGCCGCCGCGCGGACCAGGGCAGCGGGCGGGCCGACGACCGGCCCGTGCCGTGATGAGGCCACGCGCGCCGCGGCGCGTCGCCCGGCTCAGCGGTCTTCGGTCATGGCGCCGGCCAGGGCCAGCGGCTTGCCCGCATAGACGCGGCCAAAACGGTTGGCCAGCAAGGCTTCCAGCGAGATCTGTTCCTGGCCGACGAAACCGCGCTGCGGCAGCACCCCCTGGGCAACCAGATCCAGCGCCGCGCAGATGCCGGCCGCGGTCGACAGCTGGATGGCGCTGAGCCGGTGGCCGTCGACGTCGGCGCCGAACACGCGGATGGGGTAGGACTCTTCTTCCAGCCGGCCGTGGCGGTGGCCCGAGGCCTGCGCCTGGATGACGATGACGTCCTGCTCGGTGGTGGGAATCGCGGTCTCGAAGATGTCCTTGAGCAGGTCGCGGCGATCGCGCAGGCGCAGATCGTTCAGCAGCAGCTTCATCAGGTTGCAGTGCCCGGGGTAGCGCACCGACTTGTAGTCCACGTTGCGGGCGCGTCCCAGCAGGGTCGCGGGCAACGTGCCCAGGCCGCCCGAGGTGTTGAAGGCCTCGTACTCGACCCCATCCAGCGCGAAGGTCTCGTAGCCTTCGAGCGCCGGCACGCTGGTCAATTGGCCGTCGACGATGGCCTCGCACGGATTGCAGTATTCGTTGATCAACCCTTCCGTGCTCCAGGTCAGGTTGTAGCGCAGGCTGTTGGACGGGTAGCGCGGCAATGCGCCCACGCGCATGCGCAGGTCCAGCAGGGTGTCGAAGCGTCGCGCCAGCGCATTGCCGACGATGCCGATGAAGCCCGGCGCCAGGCCGCACTGCGGCATCAGCACCGCGCGGGCGTCGCTGGCCAACGCCTGGATGGCATGGGTGCTGGCGACGTCTTCGGTCAGGTCGAAATAGTGCACGCCGGCCTGGGCGCACAACTGCGCGACCGCGATGGCGCGATGGAACGGCAGGGCGTTGACCACCGCATAGCGGCCCTCGATGCAGCGGGCCAGCGACGCGTCGTCGCTGATCTGGCGCGTCTCGCAACCCAGTTCCGCGACCACGCGCAGCCGCGCCGGATCCTGGTCGGCCACCAGGACCGAGTAGTCGCCGCTGCGCTCGAGCATCAGGGCGATGGCGAAACCGATTTTGCCGGCGCCCAGGAGGAGGATGGGCTTGGGGGAGGGGGACATGGTGCGGCTCCTGCATAGAGGGGGATGGGTTGGCCTCATCCTATGCGCGAGCGCTGTCGATTTGTAGATACCAAAGCGTCGTAACGGCTGTAGGTAACGTCGTTATGACTTAATTGACGATCGAAACGTCAAAAAGAAAAGCCCCCCGGGTGAGGCCGGAGGGCTTTGGGGGCGATTGCCGGGGCCTGGTAGCCAGGCCGTGCAATCAGCTGCCCATGGGGGGGTAGTCCATGTTGCCGAAGGTGACCAGGCCTTCCGCCTTGGCTTGGGCCAGTTCGGTCTGGACCTGGCTGCGGCTCAGCGCGGTGGTGCTGGCGGCGTGGGCGACGGGCGGGTAGTCCATGTTGCCGAAGGTGACTTCACCGGCGTTCTTGGCCTGGGCCAGTTGTTCCTGCACTTGCTGCGCGGTCAGGCTCGACTTCGAGGCGATGGCGGCGGGGTAGCCTTCTTCGCCGAAGGTGTATTGGCCGGAAACCTTGGCTTGTTGCAGTTCGGCTTGAACCTGGGCGCGCGTCGGGCCTTGGTCGGCTTCAGCGGCTTGGGCGCCCGCGGCGGCCAGAACGGACATGGACAGCATCAAAGCGGTAGCAAGGGTTTTCATAGCAGACCTCCATATGTCTTGAGCTTGGGATCCGATCCTCTGGCCTGATTGCCGGGGGTCGCTTGCTGTGTCCCGATGAGATGCATTCTCGGCTCAAATAACCCTGGGATAAACCCTTATTACCTGAAAACATCTTTCCAAAATGAATACTAATCGGATGGGAACTTACCAAATGGCACCATAGGTGGCGATATTTCCATTTGATGACGCAATAGGTAGTGGTTGGCGACGCGAGTGGCGGGCGATGAAGGCGGGCAGTGCGGGGAGGGGGCCGTGGAACCCGCCCGGCGGAGCGCGTGGCTCCGGGGGCGGATACGGCAAGGGAGGAGGGATCAGCGGTTCAGGTCGGCCAGCGCGGCGTCGTATTCGGCGCGGGCTTCGTCCAGCTTGCGCTGCGCCTTGTCGATCTTTTCCTGCTTGCCCTTGGCGCGGGCGGCCTTGAGCTCGTCTTCGCGCTCGGACACCTTGTTCTGCTTGTCGCGCACGTCGGCTTCGCGTTGCGATTGCAGGCGGCTGTCGGTGCAGTAGGCCTTGGCCTCTGCCAGCGCCTTCTGCAAGCCAGCCACCCGGTGCGTGTTGCCGTGGGCGCGCGCATACGTGATTTCGTTTTCGAGATGGCAGAACTTGGCAGCGCAGCCGCGCTGGGCCGAGCAATCGGTGGTGGCCTGGGCGTGGGCCGGCAGGGCGCCGAGCAGGGCGCTGGCCGAAGCAAAGGCCAGCAGGGTTTTCGTCAGAGCGGACATCGGTGTCTCCGTAAGGCATGTCGGAACGGCCATCATCTCCCAAGCATGGCGCGTCCGCAATGCGCCGGATCAGCCGATCAGGGTGCCCGCGAGCGCCGCCGCGACCAGGATCGCGCCCAGCCAGAGGTTGGCGCGGAACAGCATGAAATTGCGGTCGGGACGCTGGATGTCGAACACCTTCAACTGCCACGCCAGGTGCACGGCGATCGCCGCCATGCCGACGTAATAGGCCCACGACATGCCGATGGCATAGCCGCCCCAGGTCCACAGAATCACGGTGGCCAGGTAGAAGCCGCCGATCCACAACTTGCCCTGGTCGCCGAAGCGCATGGCCGTGGAATGCAGGCCCAGGCTGCGGTCATCGCGCACATCGACGTAGGCGTAGATGCTGTCGTAACCCACCTGCCACAGCACCGCGCCGAACCACATCGCGATGGCGGCCAGGGGCACGTGGTTCTGCGTATCCGACCAGGCCATCAGCATGCCCCAGTTGAAGCAGATGCCCAGGACGACCTGCGGCCAGTAGGTGACGCGCTTGCACAGCGGATAGATGAAAACGAACGGCAGCACGGCCAGCGCGAGCCAGCGGCTCATGCCGTTCAGGAAGAAAAGAAGCGAGCCGCAGACCACCAATTGGCCAAATAAAAACCAGACCGCATTACGCATGCTGAGCTGCCCGCTGGTCAGCGGACGGAAGCGGGTGCGTTCGACGTGCTTGTCGAAGTCGCGGTCGCACATGTCGTTGACGGTGCAGCCGATGCCGCGCATCAGCAGCGCGCCAAGCGAGAACACCACCAGGCGTTGCAGGTCGGGCAGGCCGCCGGCGGCCTGGATCAGCGCGGCGATACAGGGGAGCAGCGTCAGCCAGGTGCCGATGGGGCGGTCGAGCCGGCACAGCCGGGCGTAGGGGCGCCACGATTTGGGCAGCCAACGTTCGACCCAGTCGGTGAAAACAATGTCGCTGAGGTCGACGGGAGAGGATTGCGGAGCGCTCACTGTCACGGCGAAAGAAAAGGGAGGAAAGCCGACAGCATAAAACAACGGCCGGGCATCGCGCCCGGCCGTGGACCGTCAAGCGTGGTCAGGACCCGGTTTTCAGGCCGTGTATTCCTTGAGCAGCTTGCCCAGGATGGCGATGCCGGTGCGGATCTTGTCTTCCGGCACGGTGGCGAAGCTCAGGCGCAGCGTGTTGGCGCGGCCGGCGCCGCTGTAGAACGGCGCGCCCGGCACGAACGCGACGTTCTGGGCGATGGCCTTTTCCAGCAGCTTGGTGCTGTCGATGTGCTCGGGCAGCGTCACCCAGATGAACATGCCGCCTTCGGGCTTGGTCCAGCTGATGGTGGCGGGGAATTCGCGCGCGATGGCTTCCAGCATGCAGCTGCCCTGGGCGCGGTAGATTTCGCGCACGTTGGGCAGGTGCTCTTCGAGGAAGCCGTCCTTGACGATTTCGTACACGGCCATCTGCGTCAGCGTGGGCGTGTGCAGATCGGTGGCCTGCTTGGCCTGCACCAGCTTGTTGATCAGCGGACGGGCGGCGGCGATGTAGCCCAGGCGCAGGCCGGGGGCCAGCACCTTGGAGAACGTGCCCAGGCGCACGACGTTGGCGCCGTATTCGGCGGCCAGGGCGATCAGGCCCGGTTGCGGTTCGCCGGCGTAGCGCAGTTCACCGTAGGGATCGTCCTCGATGATGGTCAGGCCCAGCTCGGCGGCGCGCTTGACCAGCGCGATGCGGCGTTCCAGGCTGAGGGTGCGGCCGGTGGGGTTCTGGAAGTTGGGCAGCGCGTACAGGAAGCGGGCGCCGGCGGCCAGTTCGGGGGTGATGGCCTCGGGGATCAGGCCGCCGTCATCGGTGGGCACCGGCACGTACTTGGGCTGGTACAGGCTGAACGATTGCAGCGCGCCCAAGTAGCTGGGGTCTTCGACCAGCACCTTGCTGTCCTTGTCGATCAGCACTTTGCCCAGCAGATCCAGCGCCTGCTGCGAGCCGGACACGATCAGGACCTGGTCGGCGGCGACATTGGCGCCAGCGCGGTTCAGGTCTTCGGCGACCCATTGGCGCAGCGGCGCGTAGCCTTCGGTGGGACCGTATTGCAGGGCGGCGCGGCCGTTGGTGGACAGTACCTTGTCGAATGCCGCACGCACCACTTCTACCGGGAAGCCGCCGGGCGCCGGCAGGCCGCCTGCGAACGAAATGACTTCGGGGCGCTCGGTGACCTTGAGGATCTCGCGGATGGCGGAGCTGGTGAGTTGCAGGGCGCGTTCGGAAAATGCGAACGTCGGTTCGAGAGGCTTGTCCATGGCTTGCTTCTTAATCAAGAAGGGGGGTGACGGGGTGATGACAACGGGGCGGTAAAGACGTTACTGCGTAAACTATTGTCCCACAGCGTAGCAAGGCGGCCCCTTTATCGCGGGCAACCCCTAAAATCACTTGCACCGATAATCGCCTGTACAGTTACATTTATACATATGTTTGAAGCCGCCCCGATCGCCGCCGACTCCAAGGCCGCGCTGTACGCCGAACTGGCCAAGCAGGCCCGCGCCCTGCTCGACGGCGAGCACGACCGCATCGCCAATGCCGCCAACCTGAGCGCGCTGGCCTACCAGGCGCTGCCCGACCTGAACTGGGTGGGGTTCTACTTGTTCGACGGCACGGAGCTGGTGCTGGGGCCGTTCCAGGGCAAGCCGGCCTGCGTGCGCATTCCGCTCAATCGCGGCGTGTGCGGCGCGGCCGCCAGCCAGCGCCAGACGCAACTGGTGCCGGACGTGCATGCGTTCCCCGGCCACATCGCCTGCGACGCGGCCTCGCGTTCCGAGATCGTGGTGCCGCTGGTGCGCCAGGGCGAGTTGATCGGCGTGTGGGACGTGGACAGCCCGGTGCCGGACCGCTTCGACGAAGACGATCGCCAGGGCATGGAAGCGCTGTGCACGATCTTCCTGGCCAGCCTGCGTTGACAGCGTGGCGGCGGCCCGGTAGATTTGCGCATCGGCCGCCCGCGGCCGGTTTCAACCCTTTATTCCATTCATGATTCCTCAGGCCATCTCGTCCGCTTTCCTGTTCCGCGCCCTTGGCGTGGCGACGGTTCGCGCCGGCCTGAAATCCAAAAAACAGCCGCTCATCTGACCGGAGCATGCTGTTCCGTCAGATGGGCGACGGAACAGCGGCCTCACGGCGGCGCCACGGCGCCTTCGCGCGCACCCCCTAGTATCCCGAGCACTTCTGTACGGTCCAACCACGGTCCGCTTACACCGAAGGAGTGTTCATGCAAACTCAACAATCCCCGTTCCAAGGCGTCTGGATCCCCCTGGTGACGCCGTTTTCCGGCGGCGCCGTCGATGGTGGGGCCCTGCGCCGCCTGGTGCGCCATTTCGCGGCGGCGGGCGTCGACGGGCTGGTCGTGTGCGGCAGCACCGGCGAAGCCGCGGCGCTCGATGACGCCGAGCAGCTGGCGGTGCTGGATGCCGTGCTGAACGAGGCCGGCGCCATGCCGGTGGTGATGGGCCTGGCGGGCAACCACCAGGGCCACGTGCTGCAGCGCCTGGCCGCGTTCGGCACCCGCCCGCTGGCCGGCATCCTGGCGCCGGCGCCGTATTACGTGCGGCCCGGCCAGGACGGCGCCGCCGCCTATTTCCGCAGCCTGGCCGATGCCTCGCGCTTTCCCCTGGTGCTGTACGACATTCCGTACCGCACAGGAACGACGCTGGAAACCTCGACCCTGTTATCGCTGGCCGCGCATCCGAACATCGCCGCGATCAAGGACTGCGGCGGTTCGCTCGACAAGACCCTGGCGCTGATCGCCGACGGCAACATGAACGTGCTGGCGGGCGAGGACCTGCAATCGCTGTCGCTGCTGTGCCTGGGCGGCAGCGGCCTGATCGCGGCAGCCGCGCATATCCGCCCGGACCTGTTCGTGGCCATGTACCAGGCGGTGCGGGCGCAGCAGCTGGACCTGGCGCGCAAGCTGTTCCAGGCGCTGGCGCCGGTGATCCAGCTGGCCTTCGCCGAACCCAATCCGGGCCCGGTGAAGGCGCAACTGGGGCGCCAGGGCCTGCTCAGCGACGAGCTGCGCGAGCCCATGCCGGCGGCCAGCGCGGCCCTGGCGCGGCGCATGGACGCGGCGGTAGCGGGCCTGAACCGGCAGTTTCCCTGCCAATAGCGGGAAGTTGCGGGCGGGGTCAGCAGCTTTGTGGCGGCCGGATTCATTTGGTAATAAATGTCTCCCCGCGAGGCTGACGGATTGCTTATGATGCGGCCATTCTCCGGGGTGAAACAAAACGTTCATGGCCCAAGCTTTTGTCGCGTTGTCCGCCTGGCAGGTCATGCTGGCGGGCCTGCTGTTCTTCGGCGGCATCTACCTGCTTTTCGGCGCGGCCACCTGGCTGCTGACCCAGCACATCCTGCCGGCGCTGGGCATCGGCCGGCCGCTCGATCCGCGGCCGCTGGCGCCGGGCCAGTTGCGCCGCGAGTTCACGCAGTCGGGCGTGTCGATCCTGCTGTTCGGCACCGGCATGATCTTTCCCTGGGGCCTGCTGCAGCTGGGCTGGGCGCACCTGGATCCGGATGCCAGCTGGCAGAAAATCACGCTGGAGATCCTGGCCCTGGTGGCCTGGAACGACGTGCATTTCTGGATCAACCACCGGCTGCTGCACACCAAGCTGCTGCGCCGTTTCCACCTGCCGCACCACCGCTCGGTGGTGACCACGCCGTTCTCGACCTACAGCTTCCATCCGATCGAGGCGCTGATGCTGGGCAACGTCATCATGCTGCCGATGGTGGTGCATGATTTCAGCTTCTGGTCGCTGGCGTCGGTGCCGCTGTTCAGCCTGTTCTTCAACTGCATCGGCCACGCCAACTACGATTTCTTCCCCAACGTGTCGTATTCGCACTGGTTCGCCGCCAGCCGCCGGCATCACCTGCACCATGCCTGCTACCACGGCAATTTCGGCTTCCAGTTCACCTTCATGGACCGACTGTTCCGCACCCGCCTCAAGGCCGAGGCGGCGACGTCCCAGCTGGAGGCTTTCCGGCAGCGAGAATCGCTTGGCGGACGGGCTTAGCAAGCGGCGCCGGCTGCCCGCGCTGCGCAACCGGCGCGATTGGCAGAGCCTGGCCTACCTGGCCGCGCTGCCCGCCCTGGCGGCGTGGCAGTGGCTGCACGGCTTCTGGTGGCCGCTGTACGCGCTGATGCTGTTCCTGACGCTGGGCATCGGCGTGATCCACCACAACCACACGCACATCCGCATGTGGCATGGCCGCTGGAGCAACCGTGCCACCGACTTCTGGATCACGTTGTTGCAGGGGCATCCCACCTTCGTGTTCTATCCGGCGCACGTGGCCAACCATCACCGCTTCAAGCACGGCGCGCGCGACGTGGCGCGCACCTATCGCTTCGGCGGCGACACCAATCACCTGTGGGGCTACCTGATCCACCCGGCGCAGGCCGTGTGGGTGCTGTATCCGCTGTTCTTCGCCTGGCTCGGGCGGCTGCGCCGGCATTGGCCGGGCGCGTGGCGCTACTGCATGTGCCAGTACGGCGCCTGGCTGGGGCTGTGGGGCGGCCTGCTGGCGATCAATCCGGTCAAGGCGCTGGTGTTCGTCATCATTCCGCAACTGCATGGCCTGCACTGGCTGCTGGCCACCAACTACCTGCAGCACGCGCACGCCGATGGCGGGCCGCGCGCCGTGGCGGGCCTGAACTATGCCCGCAATTTCGAAGGACTGGTCAATCCGCTGCTGTTCAACATCGGCCTGCATACCGCGCACCACGAGAGCCCGCGCGCGCACTGGTCCGAACTGACCCGGTTGCATCGCGACCACTACCGGGCCCGCGTGACGCCCGCGCTGAACGAAGGCGGCCTGACGCCGTACATGTTCCGCGTGTTCGTGCTGGGCACCTTCCTGCCGCGCTTTCGCAGCCGTTCCTGTATGGCGCCCGAGCACGTGCGCTAGCGCCGCAACCCCATACCTGCCACTAGAGACCCGCCATGCCTATCGCGTTCAATCGTGTCTACCTGGAAAGCGCCGGCTATTTCATGCCGGGCGAACCCGTGTCCAACGAGGCCATGGACAGCTACATCGCGCCGCTGAACCGCATGTCCAGCCGCATCAAGAGCCGCATCCTGGCCGAGAACGGCATCAAGCAGCGCTACTACGCGATCGATGCCGAGGGTTCCACCGTCTTCACCAATGCGCAGCTGGCCGCCAACGCCATCCGCGATTGCCTGCGGCGCAACGATGGCGACCTCGCGGACGTGTCGCTGCTGACCAGCGGCTCGTCGGGCGGCGACGCGCTGATGCCGGGCTTCGCCAATATGATCCAGGGCGAGCTGGCCGCGCATCCGATGGAGACGCTGTCGGTGCACGGCATCTGTGCCGCGGGCGTGTCGGCGATCCAGGTGGCGGCGCAGGGCGTCGAGATGGGCGGCCACGCCAGTGCGCTGGCGGTGGCGGCGGAACTGCCGTCGCGCCTGTTCAAGCGCTCGCGCTTTGCCGCGCGCGGCTACGACGCCGACTTCGACGCGCATTTCCTGCGCTGGATGCTGTCCGATGGCGCCGGCGCGCTGTTGCTGGGACGCGGCGGCCGGCCGCTGCCGGGCGCGTCCCAGGGCGTGCGCCTGCGCCTGAAGTGGGTGCACCAGCGGTCGTTCTCGGGCGACTATCCGGTCTGCATGCAGCTGGGCCTGTCGGCCGACCGCCAGAAGGGCCACCTGGACTATCCGTCGTGGAACGAGGCCGAGGCCGATGGCGCGCTGTCGCTGCGCCAGGACATCCGCCTGCTGCCGCACCTGTTCGACATCGGCATCCACGAGTACGCCAAGCTGGTGCGCGACGGTTGGCTGGATCCGGACCAGGTGGATCATTTCCTGTGCCACTACTCGTCCGAGAAATTCATTCCGGTGGTCGAGGACCTGATGGAGAAGGCTGGCCTGGTGATCCCGCGCGAGCGCTGGTTCAGCAATCTGGCCTGGCGCGGCAACACCGGCGCGGCGTCGATCCTCATCATGCTGGCCGAGTTCCTGGAAACGCGCGAGATCAAGCCGGGCGAGCAGATCTTCTGCTACATCCCCGAGTCGGGCCGCTTCATGGCGGCCTACATGCTGCTGGAAGCCGAGGCGGCGCACGACGCCGCGCCGTCGGTCGCCGTCGGCGCCACGCCAGCCGTGGCCGGGCGCGAGGACGCGCACAGCGCCGATGCCGACGCCATCGCGCCGCCGCACGATCCGGACATGGCGCCGCAGGGCCTGGGCCAGCTGCTGACCGAACTGGCGGCGATCTGGCACGACTACCGCTCGCGCGTCTGGCGCACGCCGGTGGTGCGGCGCCTGCGCAACCGCCGCTTCGAGACCGCCGATTACCTGAACTGGATGGAGAACTGGATTCCGCAGGTGCGCGAGGGCAGCAAGTGGATGCGCGAAGGCGCGGCCTCGCTGACCGAGCAGTACCAGCCGCTGGCCGCGCTGATCGACATGCACGCCGGCGAGGAGCAGAACGACTTCCAGATCCTGTTCCAGGACTACCGCACGGCCGGCGGCGCCATCGACAACATCGACGCGCTGCGCCGCAACCCCGGCGGCGAGGCGCTCAACGCCTATCTGCACAGCCTGG
The window above is part of the Achromobacter deleyi genome. Proteins encoded here:
- the glcC gene encoding transcriptional regulator GlcC; the protein is MHAETEAKPRQVADEVAERIERLILDGVLKAGQALPSERRLTEKLGVSRTALREGLKLLRAREIIHTSQGKGSFVARISKVDAGPLMHLFNSQPRTLYDLLEVRSLLEADSARLAALRGTEADFIMIRRRYDEMVNTQGADTATHAHLDHAFHLAICEASHNPVLVHTLQSLNDLMLGSVFACVNNLYHREPEKRQIDKQHARLFNAVIGRQPEQARRAAADHVDSVRQNLAEIEQEEQRLVRATLRLEGWT
- a CDS encoding saccharopine dehydrogenase family protein, encoding MSPSPKPILLLGAGKIGFAIALMLERSGDYSVLVADQDPARLRVVAELGCETRQISDDASLARCIEGRYAVVNALPFHRAIAVAQLCAQAGVHYFDLTEDVASTHAIQALASDARAVLMPQCGLAPGFIGIVGNALARRFDTLLDLRMRVGALPRYPSNSLRYNLTWSTEGLINEYCNPCEAIVDGQLTSVPALEGYETFALDGVEYEAFNTSGGLGTLPATLLGRARNVDYKSVRYPGHCNLMKLLLNDLRLRDRRDLLKDIFETAIPTTEQDVIVIQAQASGHRHGRLEEESYPIRVFGADVDGHRLSAIQLSTAAGICAALDLVAQGVLPQRGFVGQEQISLEALLANRFGRVYAGKPLALAGAMTEDR
- a CDS encoding DUF4148 domain-containing protein gives rise to the protein MKTLATALMLSMSVLAAAGAQAAEADQGPTRAQVQAELQQAKVSGQYTFGEEGYPAAIASKSSLTAQQVQEQLAQAKNAGEVTFGNMDYPPVAHAASTTALSRSQVQTELAQAKAEGLVTFGNMDYPPMGS
- a CDS encoding DUF1090 domain-containing protein — encoded protein: MSALTKTLLAFASASALLGALPAHAQATTDCSAQRGCAAKFCHLENEITYARAHGNTHRVAGLQKALAEAKAYCTDSRLQSQREADVRDKQNKVSEREDELKAARAKGKQEKIDKAQRKLDEARAEYDAALADLNR
- the ubiA gene encoding 4-hydroxybenzoate octaprenyltransferase, with translation MSAPQSSPVDLSDIVFTDWVERWLPKSWRPYARLCRLDRPIGTWLTLLPCIAALIQAAGGLPDLQRLVVFSLGALLMRGIGCTVNDMCDRDFDKHVERTRFRPLTSGQLSMRNAVWFLFGQLVVCGSLLFFLNGMSRWLALAVLPFVFIYPLCKRVTYWPQVVLGICFNWGMLMAWSDTQNHVPLAAIAMWFGAVLWQVGYDSIYAYVDVRDDRSLGLHSTAMRFGDQGKLWIGGFYLATVILWTWGGYAIGMSWAYYVGMAAIAVHLAWQLKVFDIQRPDRNFMLFRANLWLGAILVAAALAGTLIG
- a CDS encoding PLP-dependent aminotransferase family protein codes for the protein MDKPLEPTFAFSERALQLTSSAIREILKVTERPEVISFAGGLPAPGGFPVEVVRAAFDKVLSTNGRAALQYGPTEGYAPLRQWVAEDLNRAGANVAADQVLIVSGSQQALDLLGKVLIDKDSKVLVEDPSYLGALQSFSLYQPKYVPVPTDDGGLIPEAITPELAAGARFLYALPNFQNPTGRTLSLERRIALVKRAAELGLTIIEDDPYGELRYAGEPQPGLIALAAEYGANVVRLGTFSKVLAPGLRLGYIAAARPLINKLVQAKQATDLHTPTLTQMAVYEIVKDGFLEEHLPNVREIYRAQGSCMLEAIAREFPATISWTKPEGGMFIWVTLPEHIDSTKLLEKAIAQNVAFVPGAPFYSGAGRANTLRLSFATVPEDKIRTGIAILGKLLKEYTA
- a CDS encoding GAF domain-containing protein, with translation MFEAAPIAADSKAALYAELAKQARALLDGEHDRIANAANLSALAYQALPDLNWVGFYLFDGTELVLGPFQGKPACVRIPLNRGVCGAAASQRQTQLVPDVHAFPGHIACDAASRSEIVVPLVRQGELIGVWDVDSPVPDRFDEDDRQGMEALCTIFLASLR
- the dapA gene encoding 4-hydroxy-tetrahydrodipicolinate synthase; protein product: MQTQQSPFQGVWIPLVTPFSGGAVDGGALRRLVRHFAAAGVDGLVVCGSTGEAAALDDAEQLAVLDAVLNEAGAMPVVMGLAGNHQGHVLQRLAAFGTRPLAGILAPAPYYVRPGQDGAAAYFRSLADASRFPLVLYDIPYRTGTTLETSTLLSLAAHPNIAAIKDCGGSLDKTLALIADGNMNVLAGEDLQSLSLLCLGGSGLIAAAAHIRPDLFVAMYQAVRAQQLDLARKLFQALAPVIQLAFAEPNPGPVKAQLGRQGLLSDELREPMPAASAALARRMDAAVAGLNRQFPCQ
- a CDS encoding sterol desaturase family protein — its product is MAQAFVALSAWQVMLAGLLFFGGIYLLFGAATWLLTQHILPALGIGRPLDPRPLAPGQLRREFTQSGVSILLFGTGMIFPWGLLQLGWAHLDPDASWQKITLEILALVAWNDVHFWINHRLLHTKLLRRFHLPHHRSVVTTPFSTYSFHPIEALMLGNVIMLPMVVHDFSFWSLASVPLFSLFFNCIGHANYDFFPNVSYSHWFAASRRHHLHHACYHGNFGFQFTFMDRLFRTRLKAEAATSQLEAFRQRESLGGRA
- a CDS encoding fatty acid desaturase; this encodes MADGLSKRRRLPALRNRRDWQSLAYLAALPALAAWQWLHGFWWPLYALMLFLTLGIGVIHHNHTHIRMWHGRWSNRATDFWITLLQGHPTFVFYPAHVANHHRFKHGARDVARTYRFGGDTNHLWGYLIHPAQAVWVLYPLFFAWLGRLRRHWPGAWRYCMCQYGAWLGLWGGLLAINPVKALVFVIIPQLHGLHWLLATNYLQHAHADGGPRAVAGLNYARNFEGLVNPLLFNIGLHTAHHESPRAHWSELTRLHRDHYRARVTPALNEGGLTPYMFRVFVLGTFLPRFRSRSCMAPEHVR
- a CDS encoding iron-containing redox enzyme family protein, with translation MPIAFNRVYLESAGYFMPGEPVSNEAMDSYIAPLNRMSSRIKSRILAENGIKQRYYAIDAEGSTVFTNAQLAANAIRDCLRRNDGDLADVSLLTSGSSGGDALMPGFANMIQGELAAHPMETLSVHGICAAGVSAIQVAAQGVEMGGHASALAVAAELPSRLFKRSRFAARGYDADFDAHFLRWMLSDGAGALLLGRGGRPLPGASQGVRLRLKWVHQRSFSGDYPVCMQLGLSADRQKGHLDYPSWNEAEADGALSLRQDIRLLPHLFDIGIHEYAKLVRDGWLDPDQVDHFLCHYSSEKFIPVVEDLMEKAGLVIPRERWFSNLAWRGNTGAASILIMLAEFLETREIKPGEQIFCYIPESGRFMAAYMLLEAEAAHDAAPSVAVGATPAVAGREDAHSADADAIAPPHDPDMAPQGLGQLLTELAAIWHDYRSRVWRTPVVRRLRNRRFETADYLNWMENWIPQVREGSKWMREGAASLTEQYQPLAALIDMHAGEEQNDFQILFQDYRTAGGAIDNIDALRRNPGGEALNAYLHSLAATRDPIGLLGAIYIIEGTGQRIVPALLPLLKASLKLPPDAFRFLEYHGHNDENHLARWLTAVELALDCDEDGRAEQRIVDTARRTAALYLMQFHHVMEDDAA